From the genome of Capsicum annuum cultivar UCD-10X-F1 chromosome 4, UCD10Xv1.1, whole genome shotgun sequence:
CACTAAAGCTAAACATTatgtggtttgattttaaatttttgatacatTCATGAAAAAATGATTAATAGTATTATgtagtttgattttaaaattaatgtACCAttcgtcaaaaaaaaaaaaattgctaatGTAATGATTGAACACCCTTCATGAAATTTCCGACTCCGCCACGGAGTGGCATGCAATATGAAATAGCATGTCtataatactaaaacaaataaaccaaaacataaaattaaaatctaagagaAAAACATAATTCTCTTGTATAAAATTCCGACGAGTAAATATAATTCAGAAGAACGAAAAACACACAAGTCTATAATctcattcaataataaaatactgctttaattcaaacactagaataaaaattataaaaattcaataatgtgctaaataaagaaaaaaaatatgagtaattatattgaatcataagaagtaaagttggaaaatgagaagaaaagagatgaaagataaataatgaaaaatgaaaaaaagcaaaaataaacaagaaattaaaataatagaaataaaaaagaaatttaaaagaaaaagctattaaatttaattttttaaaaaaatgtaactTTGTAATTACATCACGTAATTGCACCTAATTCTCTATTCCTAATTAAGAATTGACTATGTAATTACATCTAATTTCACTTTCCTTATAGTTCTCCAAACATATCCTTAACAATTTCTTAGTTTTACCTTTTAATAGAAAGAAGTGCATAGTTCAGTAACACTATTGtcctaaaaaaaaacaaaaggtaCTTTAGTGGTATGTTTACACAACTTCAATGACATTTTGAGGAATTAACTCCACAAAATGAGATCTGGAGAAAGTAAAGTGCACGCAATCCATAACACTACCTcaagatgaagtagagaggttgcaACCTCCGATAGACCCCTAGCTCACGACAAATAACAGTATAAATGCCGAATAAGTATACATTTGCATGAATAAATGTATACATTCTCGTAGATCAGAATGATGGCACAATCAAATATTAAGATCATaagagttatatatatataaattaaccATTGCTATATATCAACTGAATAACTTCAAAAATATTGTATCTATTAATTACAGTACTCTTGGATATGTTGCATCTCAAAAATTCATTCAAACATATTCAAGAATCAGATATCATCATCAAAAGAAGACAGTGAACCCGGTTTTAACACGATGAAGGCAGTGATAGCACCAAGAATCCAAGCTTTCCAAGCAAAAAACTGCCAACAAAAACACAGAATTTAACGTTAGATAGTCAAACTAAGACACTTAAATTGAAGCGGAGGAAGTAGTAGATATGACAGTATATTCAGTGTCGTCGTATCCTGTATATATGTTACCTGTATTTGCAGTATGTTAGATTGTGTAACTTTCTTTTTAGTGTGTTTCATAAAGAGCGTCGCTTTCTATATTGtatatgacatgtttaagacaaCAATATACAAAGTACGTTCTGGTAAATTAAACACTTCATTAGTTTAAGACGTCAAGATTCAAATATTTCCATCAGTTTCCTAAGACACTATgaattgaaacggagggagtagtagaTATGACAGTATATTTAGTGTCGTCGTATCCTGTATATGTTACCTGTACTTGCAATATGTTACATTATAACTTTCCTTTTTAGTGCATTTCAAAAAGAGTGTCGCTTTCTATATTCTACGTAGCATGTTTAAGACAACAATATACAAAGCACGTTCTAGTAAATTATAAACACTTGTgaattgaaacggagggagtagtacaTAATGACAGTATATTTAGTGTCATAGTATCCATATGTTACCTGTATTATGCAATGGTTATATTAGCATTGTAAGGCCTCCTATTTGGACTTGTTGCGCATATATCGTTCCATAAAATCTTCAGCGAGTAGATTTGGTTTTACTTCGCGGACAAGTTCTCCTAGCTTCATCTTCGACTTCTGAAATTTACTGGTGTAACAATGAGTATGTAAGTAACCAAACTGATCGAAATACTTTTtcttcatgaagtatttgcaaCCTATACTCACTTGGAACTTCTTGAAGATCCTGGTTTATCCTTCAAACTCATAGCTGCCAATTGGCGTGCCAAGTTGTTGTCTCGGCTGTTCTTAGACGAGCTTGTTGTTGAGACAACATTACCATTAATCGGCCAAGTCATTGGAAATACAAAGTTTCTGTAGAAAATGAAGACTCGTGAAGATCTCAACATTCTTCCGTTATCCTAAACTACAAATGTAGATGACTAGGAGGACGACAGATTTAACTTACATACACTGACGGTGTAAAGAATTTTATAGCTTACCTTAGTTTACTACTAACTAGTTCCATTTATTATGGTAAGTTACTTCTCGTTCTCTTTTAGATGACTAAAATTCTTTTGCGCTGTCAGTGGACAGAAGCTAAGCAGATGACACGATAGCAATTTAGTTCAGAGAGGGGAAAAAAGAAGACATTGTGTACCGTTCCACACGTTTGTATTTGCAACGATTCAGCATATCCACTGTATATTGGCCAAAATGAACGTCAAGGCCCTTTGCCAACTTTGGTATAAGATATCCAGGTATGATGTTCCAGATCTTTAATACTTGAACGTATGACGAGTTCTGCTGCAGAATATCTACGGTCCAAATCAGTTTTAGTTGATTGACACAGTACACCTCCAACATTACAGAAGAATTCCCGCCTTTGTTGCTGAACTTGCTGTTCTTTTCTGACTTACGCCAACCACTCGAAAGCTTCACCAAAAGGGAAATCACTTCCTTACTTATCTCAGCATCCTTAATTCTCGCAATAGATTTTGTGAAATCCTCACTAAACATGACCTGTTAGTTTGCACAAAATATAAGACGACATAACCACTTCCGAAATTTTGGCTCAACTTAACAAGCAAATTCCAAACTCAACAGATCGGAAAACTACTTAGTTGAACATGAAATGCATGACAATTGTTTGTATAGGAAATGGTGTTAACGTAAGGTCTTCAAATAGTCTAAAGTACGAAACTGACTTGAAGAAAGAGTGAACGAGAACTTATATACTCGTCATAGGCAAATGAAGCCGCATACCTTCCACTGGGCTGATTCGAATATAGGAGAGTCCGTTCTGAGTAATGTTTCGAGCTTGTCAAGTTCAATGTTTGCATTCAAAATTGCCTGATTCAATCTGTTGTCGTCAGTAACATCAAAGTAACAACCACGAGCCTTGGCATCAACGACTAGATTCTTCCATACGGAACCACTGTTAACCAACGTTGAACCATTTCCCAATATCCAAAGACAGTATCTGCACAAGAAGCCGGCAAAACAATAAAGGACATGTTCATCAATTATCTTCTAGTTGAAAGATGAATAAAAAAGAACAGCCAAACATTTTGAAATGTGGTAATATTGTCGAGCAAATTAGTACCTTGCTCGTGTCAATGCAACATTTGCTCTTTGAAGATTCGACAGAAAACCAACTGATCCACTGCCGTTACAACGAACAGTAGAGATAATTATAACATCCTCTTCACCGCCTTGAAAACCATCAACAGATCGTACATTCACAGAGAAGTCACTCTTAACATCAGTGCTATATTTCTTGCCAAGAATTTGTTGAATAGCCAAAACTTGAGCCTTGTAAGGAGATATACAACCAACACGGACCTTTTGTTTTGAAGAGACATATTCTGTAGGTAAGATAATATTATTAGATCTGTCAACGCACCTGACATTATAAAACTAGAAAAATTCATCTTACGGACAAATTAAATCGCTAAAAGATAAACATGTTACCTTTATGAAGATTAGCCACTATCTCAGCTACAACGAAAGCTTCTGCCTTATTGCTCGTGCTGTGTTTGTCATCAAGCTCCTCATTTCCGCTACTTACATTAATAAACGAATAGGAGCCAAACATATCTCCCGTAAGAAATCTCTTCTCGTATGCTGCTGATTTCACATTAGGGCCATCCATAATTTTCTTGTGATAGAACTCTCTATTAGGGAACAAACTTATTTTCGGGTGCATTCGATATTGAACATTAAGAAGGTGCTTCTTGTGTCCTAGAATTACTAGCCTCTCGAATAAGCTCCTACCGAACTCAGCCTTCTCGCAGATCTGTATATATCGGATACTAACTGTCAATGACAAAAGAGCATcgcaaaaaatttaagaaaaaaaaaactgtaaAATATTTAACCGATATACCTTGCTTTGAACCATAGCGGGCAATTGTTTCTCATCTCCGATGAGTATAGCATGGCGGAGACCAGGGAGTTGTAACGGAATAGTGGATTCACATTCTTTCAGCTGAGCAGCTTCATCGATTACCACCATCTCCAGTGGTGTCATTCCTTCTGTGTGCAACTTAATCGAGCTAGAAGCCGTGCAGAAAATCAAGCATGCACCTTTCAGACAAAAACTTTGAATTTGGTAGTCCTCAATGAAATTCGGAATAGAGATACTCTCGTTAAGAAACTTCAACACTTTTATGCATTCTGTTTTTCTTGAATGAATATTTGAAAGTCTCGTCTTACTCCTAGTAACAAATCCCGGAAGAATTTCTCTTAATCCTTCAGAAGGTTCCACAGTAGCAAACAATTTACCAAGAGTTTGAAGCATCTCGAGTAGTCTGATCATTTCCTTAGCTACTTCGAGTGAAATGACAGAAGTAGGTAGATGCGTGTACAAGCTCGTTAGGCAAAATCTTAACTGGTTCTGGATCCATTTGAATCTTTTGTTGACAAATTCATCAAATGTCCACACAACGGCTTCTTTGCTGCTCACCTCCCCTTTGTTCTTGACCTTGTTCACTTTGTCAGCTGCTCTGGATTTGTTCTCCCTCCGagaattttctttatctttcttcttgttctcttttAATGTTTCAACGACAAATTTCTTCCACAACTTACTCTTCTTATTTTTGTCAAGCCCTTGATCATTGCTCGTACTAGATTCTTGACTAGTATCGCTTCctttttcttcctcctcttcaTCATCGGTATCCTCATTATCATCACTGTCATCGtccttcttcttttgtttttctaaGTACTTGCGGTATAGCTCTTCAGGATCCTCGAGCAAACATATCATGGATTGTATACCAATTCTCCACCCATTATTCGGAGACAAGCAACTAGCAAGAGCATCAACACGGTTCTTAAGAAATACATCAAACAAATCTTCATGATCATCGATCTTCATTCTCTCCCCGTTACCAAATAAGACAATGTCTCCAAAACCATACGTGTCGTATTGCAGACAACTTTGTACATTCTGCATCAGCCTCTTGGTAACTCCCAACACGGCAATGTTCGTGGGCGCACAAGTCAAAGTTCTGCATCTCATCTTTAACAAGACATAAAGCAAAGAGGCAACGGTTTTCGTCTTTCCAGTTCCCGGAGGTCCCCAAATCAGCTTAACCATATTCCGGTGAGTACATTCTCTTGTAGCAACACAACTTACCACAGCCTCTTGTTGAGCATTATCTAGCTCAAACAACTGAGCGATGGCTCTTGAACTTGATATAGCAATATTACTTTTAGTTTCTCCAACGGAGCAAATGGAGCAATCTACCTCACCCTGCAAATCATTGACGTTTATTAGACCACAATCAAGGTGGCTCAAGGGTGAGTCTAGTAAAACACTTGTTAATAATATTACTATGTAAAGTTAAACATTTATTGTAAATGAATCCCGAACATTTTGTTAACTAGAACTAGTTATTActtctataataataatattactatgtaAAGTTAAACGCCTAATGTCATTTAAGCTTAAAATAGTACATGCATGTGCATATATATTAAACATCTCTGATTAATATTTGGCTTTAGGTCACTAATTTTATTTTGAGACAACCAGATAACAAAGCATTGCTTACTACAATGCATATAAttcaagaaagaaagaagaggTCACTTACAACATTCGGAGAATCACTTTCCAGAACAGTCTCAATGATCTTCAAGTTCGAATTTTCCAGGTCTGAATTCAACGCGCTCCATATTCGCATGTTTGTTGTCAAATTAGAAAGATAAACAATAAAAAGCTTGTCCCCTTGTTCGCCATTTTCCCTGTCCGGTTTCTTAAATGGAATAAGTTGCGAAGACAAGATAGGTATCCTCCCCGAACCTTCATCTTTCATGCCTTGAACTATAGCGATGGCGTAAGATCTCTTAGGCCTATTCAAATCTTCGATTCTTCTTGGTTTCACATCTGTAATCGCAATAAGATCGCCAACTTCAGGTTCATATTTCGATTCATTTTTTAACTCCCTCTTATCTTcgtcttcctcttcctcctccttaGTTCGTTTCAACAAAATATTGTAATACAAACCCTTCGGAGGCTTAAAATCTTTCGatattttaacatcaaaaaccTCAAGAGCAGGGGCTCGTGATACTGTTGACACATTTGAGAGCAAATCGGCATGTGTTTCTTCGACTAGTGGTGTAATGTATGACTTCAAGTAATGATCAATCGACATGAATGTCTCCGGAATTTCTTTTACCTAACACATCAGAACAAGACTAATCAATAAATTGGTGAATCGcgtatgttaaaataaaaatgtatatatCAAACCAGTATGcttagaaataaaagaagaaagcaTAGACATCTCTAGTAACATAAACACACAAAGAGTAAAAACAGAAATGCATTTGACATTTCATTAAAACAAATTTGACACCCTCCGTATAATTTGCAAATTTGCAAACGTCCATctacatttttgaagagtctgaacAACGTAGCTAGCCAATACCAACACATGAACAAGTAGAAAGATTTATATTCAAACCTTGTCTTTGTAAAGATCTTTGTTCAACACATCTTTTAAAGACCATGAAAACACCAAATCCACTAAGCCAGGAATTGTTTTCTCAGCTTTCTTCTTTGTAGTATTTGCCATATTCTTCACCTAGTaataattaaatcatcaaaaatattttcaaaaaaacgGTATtatcatcatgatcatcatcatgcaagaacaaaaatattaaaaactttacctttgtATATCTTCTTCTTATTGTTAGATTATGATCTTTGAATTACTTTATGTTATATATTCTACTGCTGCATTCAACAAAAATGATGAAAGTTAATGTAGCAAAAATTAAAGCTCCAATGAAATAGAAGAAAGctttcatagaaaaagaattTATTTCGTACAATCATAGAATATAAAGGAGAAAAAGTTTGGAATAAAGATTATAAAGACCAACAAGGTTGACTAAGAGTcaataactaaaatataaaagaaagaaaaagagaagttaCTAGAAGTTACTATAATGAAAACGCTTTACCTACTGAAGATGAAGATAAAAAGACTTTTAGAGACgataaatatacattttaataAAAAGGACTAAAGTTTTAATTGGCATTAATTAATTATCATTGAATTCAATGACGCtatataaaaacatattttagtgGCAATTGAGTTATTACAGTCagctaaatatttttttgatatagtAACAAGATCTATTGTATATATTTTTGCTTACCTAAACATAGAGGaaagttatttaaatataatttttgctTACCAAAACTTATGAGGAAAGTTATAGTATATATTGATATTCCATGTTGATGTCAATATCAGTGTTTTGTACTGTAGCAAAAGTGAAAAGATACCAAAATATGAAAGGAAGAAAGAGGAAGATGATGAGAAGTTATTAGGAAGACTTACAATTGAAGTTATTAGTTAGGTTCAATAAATGTGAAAAAGTATAggagttttatgtattttaatatgaGAAAAACATTTAGATAAAATTTTGTACGAcacactttaattttaattttagtatatttttatcaacttttttaaCTAACATGACATATTTAATGTGGATTCCATTTTATGTACTAAAAATGTCACGTAAGtataaaagggtgacaaaaaatattaacattgagttcaggggtaataggattcccgtaaagttggagtgtgtcgtaacaactttaaTCATAGTTCGGGGGTACTGGtctactggatgcttatctctatTAATATAGCTAAATACACActtctatcaaaaacaaccttttTACCTCTGAGTGGTACGATTTGTTTACATTTTACCCACTTCAAAATCGACTTTGTGTGATTATACTGAATATGTTACTATCGGTGTTGTATACTTACCCActatggaaaaaattaaaaattacctATGGTCTTCGTCGCTAATATGTCCCTAAGTTGCTAACATAACTTTTCGAAAACATATTGCTAATTTATTaatgacataatacataaatatattatttaatttgacTTTGACTTTCATCTTTGTCCTTTAATTTTGGATGTGCACAAGTAAGTATTTAAACTTAAATAAAGTTGAACAGATAAACTTATGCACAGTACGTAACATCCTACGTGGACAATTTGTATTCTACATGATATTCTAAATGTGTTACGTCACATAGAATATGTGTATCTatttattcaactttatacaagttttaaGTATCTATCATGAGTCAAGTTAAAGGACATTTTTTTTTGTAGGATGCCTTTATTAATACTACCTATCATTATATCATTAAAGGAATTGCAAATAATTTTATAGTGTTAATTAATTTGGATAAATGGAgtaattatttcttcttttttttttttttggttgaaggAGTAATTATTTCTATATTAACTAGCCAGCTTACACTGTGCTACGCACGGCCCAATGTTGATTCTTAAAATTTTTacgttatgtataattctatcatttaattaaaagctttatttgtttggttttttttttaatttgtttggttgatccttaaaatatttatttgtttggttgataaattctaagttagacatATAATATTATAGTTAGATTGAT
Proteins encoded in this window:
- the LOC107868278 gene encoding probable helicase MAGATAMA 3, which encodes MANTTKKKAEKTIPGLVDLVFSWSLKDVLNKDLYKDKVKEIPETFMSIDHYLKSYITPLVEETHADLLSNVSTVSRAPALEVFDVKISKDFKPPKGLYYNILLKRTKEEEEEDEDKRELKNESKYEPEVGDLIAITDVKPRRIEDLNRPKRSYAIAIVQGMKDEGSGRIPILSSQLIPFKKPDRENGEQGDKLFIVYLSNLTTNMRIWSALNSDLENSNLKIIETVLESDSPNVGEVDCSICSVGETKSNIAISSSRAIAQLFELDNAQQEAVVSCVATRECTHRNMVKLIWGPPGTGKTKTVASLLYVLLKMRCRTLTCAPTNIAVLGVTKRLMQNVQSCLQYDTYGFGDIVLFGNGERMKIDDHEDLFDVFLKNRVDALASCLSPNNGWRIGIQSMICLLEDPEELYRKYLEKQKKKDDDSDDNEDTDDEEEEEKGSDTSQESSTSNDQGLDKNKKSKLWKKFVVETLKENKKKDKENSRRENKSRAADKVNKVKNKGEVSSKEAVVWTFDEFVNKRFKWIQNQLRFCLTSLYTHLPTSVISLEVAKEMIRLLEMLQTLGKLFATVEPSEGLREILPGFVTRSKTRLSNIHSRKTECIKVLKFLNESISIPNFIEDYQIQSFCLKGACLIFCTASSSIKLHTEGMTPLEMVVIDEAAQLKECESTIPLQLPGLRHAILIGDEKQLPAMVQSKICEKAEFGRSLFERLVILGHKKHLLNVQYRMHPKISLFPNREFYHKKIMDGPNVKSAAYEKRFLTGDMFGSYSFINVSSGNEELDDKHSTSNKAEAFVVAEIVANLHKEYVSSKQKVRVGCISPYKAQVLAIQQILGKKYSTDVKSDFSVNVRSVDGFQGGEEDVIIISTVRCNGSGSVGFLSNLQRANVALTRARYCLWILGNGSTLVNSGSVWKNLVVDAKARGCYFDVTDDNRLNQAILNANIELDKLETLLRTDSPIFESAQWKVMFSEDFTKSIARIKDAEISKEVISLLVKLSSGWRKSEKNSKFSNKGGNSSVMLEVYCVNQLKLIWTVDILQQNSSYVQVLKIWNIIPGYLIPKLAKGLDVHFGQYTVDMLNRCKYKRVERNFVFPMTWPINGNVVSTTSSSKNSRDNNLARQLAAMSLKDKPGSSRSSNKFQKSKMKLGELVREVKPNLLAEDFMERYMRNKSK